A DNA window from Trichomycterus rosablanca isolate fTriRos1 chromosome 11, fTriRos1.hap1, whole genome shotgun sequence contains the following coding sequences:
- the si:dkey-12e7.1 gene encoding uncharacterized protein si:dkey-12e7.1: MPPRKRPLVPVSARRWPKDDDDYFPFNLLPVECQLHVLSFLSELDKCNSALVCSSWSCLVRSGKLWRVADYSRRGVFHLGQEGLLVSNREFERWKSWVHHYTHHLISRGASLLTLKASFDLGDQCNKWGELLSHLLENVHCRDLSHLDLNWTFTLLEPLDLRVHSGSSSHQDIITKMDQVNNFQILLDKLTNNCPRITKMRLHFDWSEKSVALITQFQHLRILELKYFWVFKGVSPSTLQTLTKSLPNLKSLTLHVLVPLRNLGISYTLESLSLEFLDVSPSRGLVFSCLKLPALRELRAKKIVRGITLDRRTRLRIQSRWPCLYQVLREGTPKLQVLNSERLIPNWREQSYVELTSVLQQSCYCLQHLDSWLW, translated from the coding sequence ATGCCTCCAAGGAAGAGACCTCTTGTCCCGGTTAGTGCAAGAAGATGGCCAAAAGACGACGATGATTACTTTCCCTTTAATTTGCTACCAGTGGAGTGTCAGCTCCATGTTCTTTCATTCCTGAGTGAGTTGGATAAGTGTAACTCTGCACTCGTATGCTCCAGCTGGAGTTGCCTGGTACGCTCTGGGAAGCTCTGGAGAGTGGCTGATTATTCTCGCCGGGGAGTGTTCCATCTCGGACAAGAAGGACTACTCGTGTCCAACAGGGAGTTTGAGCGCTGGAAATCATGGGTTCACCATTACACTCACCATCTCATATCCCGTGGGGCCAGTTTGCTTACCCTCAAAGCAAGCTTTGATTTGGGGGACCAGTGCAATAAATGGGGCGAGCTGCTTTCTCATTTGCTAGAGAATGTCCACTGCAGGGATCTCAGCCACCTAGATTTGAACTGGACATTTACTCTGCTTGAGCCGTTGGACCTTCGGGTTCATTCCGGTTCTAGCTCACACCAGGACATCATCACCAAGATGGACCAAGTTAATAACTTCCAGATTCTTTTAGACAAATTAACCAACAACTGTCCGCGAATCACCAAGATGCGCTTACACTTTGACTGGTCTGAGAAATCAGTAGCTTTAATCACTCAGTTTCAACATTTGCGCATATTGGAACTTAAGTACTTTTGGGTGTTTAAAGGAGTGAGCCCAAGCACCTTGCAGACACTGACTAAATCACTGCCTAACCTGAAGTCTCTTACTCTCCATGTTCTTGTACCACTTCGAAATTTGGGCATTTCTTACACACTTGAATCACTTTCCCTGGAGTTCCTTGATGTTTCCCCAAGCCGAGGACTGGTGTTCTCTTGCCTCAAACTGCCTGCTCTGAGAGAGCTTCGGGCCAAAAAGATTGTCCGTGGGATCACTCTGGACCGGCGCACCAGGCTCCGAATCCAGAGCAGGTGGCCTTGCCTGTATCAGGTGTTAAGGGAGGGGACACCCAAGCTACAGGTGCTTAACAGCGAACGACTCATTCCAAACTGGAGAGAGCAGAGTTACGTAGAGCTCACGTCAGTTCTCCAGCAGTCCTGTTATTGCCTGCAGCATCTGGACAGTTGGCTTTGGTGA